One segment of Haemophilus influenzae DNA contains the following:
- a CDS encoding DNA-methyltransferase, whose amino-acid sequence MMKENINDFLNTILKGDCIEKLKTIPNESIDLIFADPPYFMQTEGKLLRTNGDEFSGVDDEWDKFNDFVEYDSFCELWLKECKRILKSTGSIWVIGSFQNIYRIGYIMQNLDFWILNDVIWNKTNPVPNFGGTRFCNAHETMLWCSKCKKNKFTFNYKTMKHLNQEKQERSVWSLSLCTGKERIKDEEGKKAHSTQKPESLLYKVILSSSKPNDVVLDPFFGTGTTGAVAKALGRNYIGIEREQKYIDVAEKRLREIKPNPNDIELLSLEIKPPKVPMKTLIEADFLRVGQTLFDKNENAICIVTQDGNVKDNEETLSIHKMSAKYLNKTNNNGWDYFYLFRNNNFITLDSLRYEYTNQ is encoded by the coding sequence ATGATGAAAGAAAATATTAATGATTTTCTCAATACCATTTTAAAAGGTGATTGTATTGAGAAATTAAAAACAATTCCGAATGAAAGTATTGATTTAATCTTTGCGGATCCACCTTATTTTATGCAGACAGAAGGCAAATTATTACGAACTAACGGAGATGAATTTTCAGGTGTTGATGATGAGTGGGATAAATTCAATGATTTTGTAGAATATGACTCCTTTTGTGAATTATGGTTAAAAGAATGCAAAAGAATCCTTAAATCAACCGGGTCTATTTGGGTTATCGGTTCGTTTCAGAATATTTATAGAATCGGCTATATTATGCAAAATTTGGATTTTTGGATTTTAAATGATGTGATTTGGAATAAAACGAATCCAGTACCAAACTTTGGCGGTACAAGGTTTTGTAATGCTCACGAGACTATGCTATGGTGTTCGAAATGTAAAAAAAATAAATTTACTTTTAATTATAAAACAATGAAGCATTTAAACCAAGAAAAGCAAGAACGGAGTGTTTGGTCGTTATCATTGTGTACAGGTAAAGAGAGAATTAAAGACGAAGAAGGCAAAAAAGCCCATTCTACTCAAAAGCCAGAGTCGTTGCTTTACAAGGTAATTTTATCATCTTCAAAGCCAAATGATGTAGTGTTAGACCCATTTTTTGGGACTGGTACAACTGGGGCGGTGGCGAAAGCATTGGGACGGAATTATATAGGAATCGAGCGAGAACAAAAATACATTGATGTAGCCGAAAAAAGACTCCGAGAAATCAAGCCAAACCCTAATGATATTGAATTACTTTCTTTGGAAATAAAGCCCCCAAAAGTGCCAATGAAAACGCTTATTGAAGCCGATTTTTTGAGAGTGGGGCAAACTTTGTTTGATAAAAATGAAAATGCAATTTGTATTGTTACACAAGACGGCAATGTAAAAGACAATGAAGAAACCTTATCAATACATAAAATGAGTGCCAAATACCTAAATAAAACGAATAATAATGGCTGGGATTATTTTTATTTATTTAGAAATAATAATTTTATTACCCTTGATAGTTTAAGATATGAATACACTAACCAATAA
- a CDS encoding HinfI family type II restriction enzyme has translation MNDEISDLINQAVSNILINSSSENKLKKLIKTHDVKIHFVPRNYRIFGGILQSMNIQFGNFLEEFMTLLIKSDGRYDILEEYSGKKSNKFQLSTSNDNRIDQFISFCQRSDSINLDEEFPKLLNEVKNDNDTNLSSISHDIDILFRNKETGVIYYLEVKYNDDHDTGKFVDINRKFIKTYAYLVREFPNTEIKPILFFFNNKKMKGNIYVPENTNIRRGKSFFDEFLKIKYEDVDSYIRNLSESPDNIKAFDDLYRKIMAMK, from the coding sequence ATGAATGATGAAATTTCCGACCTAATAAACCAAGCGGTTTCTAATATTTTAATCAATAGTAGTAGTGAAAACAAACTAAAAAAATTGATTAAAACGCATGATGTAAAAATTCATTTTGTACCGAGAAATTACCGTATTTTTGGCGGAATTTTGCAAAGTATGAACATTCAATTTGGTAATTTTTTAGAAGAATTTATGACTCTTCTAATAAAATCTGATGGGCGTTATGATATTTTGGAAGAATACAGTGGTAAAAAAAGTAATAAATTTCAATTGTCTACAAGTAATGACAATCGAATTGACCAATTCATAAGTTTTTGTCAGCGTAGTGACTCAATTAATCTCGATGAAGAATTTCCAAAACTTCTAAATGAAGTAAAAAATGATAATGATACAAATCTTTCTTCAATTAGCCACGATATTGACATTTTATTTAGAAATAAAGAAACTGGCGTTATTTATTATTTAGAAGTGAAATACAATGACGACCACGACACAGGAAAATTTGTTGATATAAACAGAAAATTTATTAAAACATACGCTTATTTGGTGCGTGAATTTCCAAACACAGAAATTAAACCAATACTTTTCTTTTTCAATAACAAGAAAATGAAAGGGAATATTTATGTTCCAGAAAATACTAATATTAGGCGTGGTAAATCGTTTTTTGATGAATTTTTAAAAATCAAATATGAAGATGTTGACTCGTATATACGAAACCTTTCAGAAAGTCCCGATAATATTAAAGCCTTTGATGATTTATACAGAAAAATAATGGCTATGAAATAG
- the polA gene encoding DNA polymerase I, whose product MAQIATNPLVLVDGSSYLYRAFHAFPPLTNAAGEPTGAMYGVLNMLKSLISQVQPTHIAVVFDAKGKTFRDEMFEQYKSHRPPMPDDLRKQIQPLHDMIRALGIPLLVVEGVEADDVIGTLALQASRLGKKVLISTGDKDMAQLIDDNIMLINTMNNSLLDREGVIEKYGIPPELIIDYLALMGDSADNIPGVAGVGEKTALGLLQGIGSMAEIYANLEKVAELPIRGAKKLGEKLLAEKTNADLSYTLATIKTDVELNVTTDELLLGESQKDQLIEYFARYEFKRWLNEVMNGSDSLTQTAEQPVKINQFQATSLDQSAVENTPKIQIDRTKYETLLTQADLTRWIEKLNTAKLIAVDTETDSLDYMSANLVGISFALENGEAAYLPLQLDYLDAPKTLEKSTALAAIKPILENPNIHKIGQNIKFDESIFARHGIELQGVEFDTMLLSYTLNSTGRHNMDDLAKRYLGHETIAFESIAGKGKSQLTFNQIPLEQATEYAAEDADVTMKLQQALWLKLQQEPTLVELYKTMELPLLHVLSRMERTGVLIDSNALFMQSNEIATRLTALEEQAYELAGQPFNLASTKQLQEILFDKLGLPILQKTPKGAPSTNEEVLEELAYSHELPKILVEHRGLSKLKSTYTDKLPQMVNSQTGRVHTSYHQAVTATGRLSSSDPNLQNIPIRNEEGRRIRQAFIAREGYSIVAADYSQIELRIMAHLSGDQGLINAFSQGKDIHRSTAAEIFGVSLDEVTSEQRRNAKAINFGLIYGMSAFGLSRQLGISRPDAKKYMDLYFQRYPSVQQFMTDIREKAKAQGYVETLFGRRLYLPDINSSNAMRRKGAERVAINAPMQGTAADIIKRAMIKLDEVIYHDPDIEMIMQVHDELVFEVRSEKVEFFREQIKQQMEDAAELVVPLIVEVGVGQNWDEAH is encoded by the coding sequence ATGGCCCAAATTGCAACAAATCCGCTTGTGCTAGTGGATGGTTCTTCTTATTTATATCGTGCATTTCATGCCTTTCCTCCTTTAACTAACGCCGCAGGTGAGCCAACGGGTGCGATGTATGGCGTTTTAAATATGCTAAAAAGCCTCATCTCACAAGTTCAACCCACTCATATAGCTGTTGTTTTTGATGCAAAAGGGAAAACATTTCGTGATGAAATGTTTGAACAATATAAATCTCATCGCCCCCCAATGCCCGATGATTTACGCAAACAAATTCAACCTTTGCACGATATGATTCGCGCATTAGGCATTCCGCTTTTAGTAGTGGAAGGTGTTGAAGCAGATGATGTGATCGGCACACTCGCACTACAAGCCTCTCGTTTGGGTAAAAAAGTGCTTATTAGTACTGGCGATAAAGATATGGCACAGTTAATTGATGACAATATTATGCTCATCAACACTATGAATAACAGCCTGTTAGATCGCGAGGGTGTGATTGAAAAATACGGTATTCCACCTGAACTTATCATTGATTATCTAGCACTTATGGGCGATAGTGCAGATAACATTCCAGGCGTTGCTGGCGTTGGCGAAAAAACCGCACTGGGTTTACTACAAGGCATCGGGAGTATGGCTGAAATTTATGCCAATCTTGAAAAAGTAGCAGAATTGCCAATTCGAGGGGCGAAAAAACTAGGCGAAAAATTATTGGCAGAAAAAACTAATGCCGATCTTTCTTATACGTTGGCAACCATCAAAACGGATGTTGAACTTAACGTGACAACAGATGAATTGTTGCTTGGAGAAAGCCAAAAGGATCAACTTATTGAATATTTTGCTCGCTACGAATTTAAACGCTGGCTTAATGAAGTGATGAATGGCTCAGATTCCCTTACTCAAACTGCTGAACAACCAGTGAAAATCAATCAGTTTCAGGCGACATCACTAGATCAAAGTGCGGTAGAAAATACGCCTAAAATTCAAATTGATCGTACTAAATATGAAACCTTACTCACTCAAGCGGATTTAACACGCTGGATTGAAAAACTCAATACAGCAAAACTCATTGCAGTGGATACTGAAACAGATAGCCTCGATTATATGTCTGCTAATTTAGTGGGTATATCTTTTGCTCTTGAAAATGGCGAAGCCGCTTATTTACCATTGCAATTGGATTATTTGGATGCGCCAAAAACACTCGAAAAATCGACCGCACTTGCGGCTATCAAACCCATTTTAGAAAATCCTAATATTCACAAAATTGGACAAAATATTAAATTTGATGAAAGCATTTTTGCCCGTCATGGCATTGAATTACAAGGTGTTGAATTTGATACGATGTTGCTTTCTTATACGCTAAATAGTACGGGTCGTCATAATATGGACGATTTAGCCAAACGTTATTTAGGTCATGAAACTATCGCATTTGAAAGCATCGCTGGAAAAGGAAAAAGTCAGCTTACATTTAATCAAATTCCATTAGAACAAGCCACTGAATACGCAGCAGAAGATGCTGATGTGACAATGAAATTACAACAAGCACTGTGGTTGAAATTGCAACAAGAACCAACGCTTGTTGAATTGTATAAAACAATGGAATTACCATTACTTCATGTGCTTTCTCGCATGGAACGTACAGGCGTTTTGATTGATAGTAATGCCCTCTTTATGCAATCTAACGAAATTGCCACAAGATTAACCGCACTTGAAGAACAAGCTTACGAATTAGCAGGTCAGCCATTTAATTTGGCTTCCACCAAACAATTACAAGAAATTTTGTTCGATAAACTTGGCCTACCTATTTTACAAAAAACGCCAAAAGGTGCGCCATCAACGAATGAAGAAGTATTGGAAGAATTAGCCTATAGCCACGAATTACCCAAAATTTTGGTCGAACATCGTGGGTTGAGTAAACTTAAATCCACTTACACGGATAAACTGCCTCAAATGGTCAATTCACAAACAGGCCGAGTGCATACCTCTTATCATCAAGCGGTCACGGCGACAGGACGTTTATCATCAAGTGATCCAAACTTACAAAATATCCCAATTCGGAATGAAGAAGGTCGTCGTATTCGACAAGCATTTATCGCACGTGAAGGTTATTCTATTGTCGCCGCTGACTATTCTCAAATTGAGCTACGCATTATGGCACATCTTTCTGGCGATCAAGGCTTAATTAACGCCTTCTCTCAAGGCAAGGATATTCATCGCTCCACGGCTGCTGAAATCTTCGGTGTATCATTAGATGAAGTCACCAGCGAGCAACGTCGCAATGCTAAAGCAATTAATTTCGGCTTAATTTATGGAATGTCCGCCTTTGGACTCTCACGCCAACTAGGTATTTCCCGTCCTGATGCAAAAAAATACATGGATTTATATTTCCAACGCTATCCGAGTGTACAGCAATTTATGACCGATATCCGTGAAAAAGCGAAAGCACAAGGCTATGTGGAAACGTTATTTGGTCGCCGTTTATATTTACCTGATATCAATTCTAGCAACGCAATGCGTCGTAAAGGGGCAGAACGCGTAGCGATAAATGCACCGATGCAAGGCACAGCTGCGGATATTATTAAACGAGCGATGATTAAACTTGATGAAGTAATCTATCACGATCCCGACATTGAAATGATTATGCAAGTACACGATGAATTAGTGTTTGAAGTGCGGTCAGAAAAAGTCGAGTTTTTCCGTGAACAAATTAAACAACAAATGGAAGATGCAGCGGAATTAGTTGTTCCGTTGATCGTAGAAGTCGGTGTAGGTCAAAATTGGGATGAAGCGCATTAA
- a CDS encoding cell division protein ZapA, protein MSLKLVEILVLGQVLRLNVPVEQEELLRQAARNLDILVSEMKEKTGLIQLDRVLSIVALNLSFELSQEKNKTAQIENVLRTRIQQLDHSLENIRVTKEPR, encoded by the coding sequence ATGTCGTTAAAATTGGTCGAAATTTTAGTTTTGGGTCAGGTCTTACGTTTAAATGTGCCAGTTGAACAAGAAGAATTATTGCGTCAAGCTGCGCGCAATTTAGATATATTGGTTTCCGAAATGAAAGAAAAGACAGGTCTTATTCAGCTTGATCGTGTGCTTTCTATTGTGGCACTCAATTTGAGTTTTGAATTAAGCCAAGAAAAAAATAAAACCGCTCAAATTGAAAATGTATTGAGAACTCGAATTCAACAATTAGATCATTCATTAGAAAATATTAGAGTTACAAAAGAACCGCGTTAA
- a CDS encoding 5-formyltetrahydrofolate cyclo-ligase — MNTQKRQQIRNEIRKIRANLTALQQQQAEQSVTQQALNLIEQRQATNIALYFSFDGEISTKALIQSLWIQNKNVYLPVLHPFTKHHLLFLRYLPDTPMKQNQFGIWEPKLNVQNVLPLNELDILFTPLVAFDTQGNRLGMGGGFYDRTLQNWQNKPFIPVGLAHQCQQVENLPTEHWDAPLFDILVG; from the coding sequence ATGAATACTCAAAAACGCCAGCAAATCCGCAATGAAATCCGAAAAATACGTGCAAATTTAACTGCACTTCAACAGCAACAAGCTGAACAATCAGTTACTCAACAGGCGTTAAATCTTATCGAGCAACGACAAGCCACAAACATTGCATTATATTTTTCTTTTGATGGTGAAATTTCTACGAAAGCGTTAATCCAATCTCTTTGGATACAAAACAAAAATGTGTATTTACCTGTTTTACATCCTTTTACTAAACATCATTTATTGTTTTTACGCTATTTACCCGATACGCCAATGAAACAAAATCAGTTTGGTATTTGGGAGCCAAAGCTGAATGTTCAAAATGTTTTGCCATTAAATGAACTGGATATTTTATTTACGCCGTTGGTCGCCTTTGATACACAAGGAAATCGCCTAGGAATGGGCGGTGGGTTTTATGATCGCACGTTGCAGAATTGGCAAAATAAGCCTTTTATTCCAGTTGGTTTAGCGCATCAATGTCAGCAAGTAGAAAATCTTCCCACTGAGCATTGGGATGCCCCACTATTCGATATTTTGGTAGGTTAA